In one Halorubrum sp. CBA1229 genomic region, the following are encoded:
- a CDS encoding M48 family metalloprotease: MSPSIADLLRPLRALAPSNRLDRDQRLRLRMAIATGLVVALPFAFVYAFVFLINTVGLPLLEWANKRPYTGEVYVDPILLAVVVLGGLAVQYRYGSRTVLRSVGGRRVSADEYPELHAAVTRVAAQADVPKPDVAVAHTELPNAFAVGTPGNGTVVVTTALLETLDDAERDAVLAHEVAHLANRDASLMTVAWVLPTVTYYLAVLAFYVLYGLFRFLSFGGGGSGGNRDGRALAVGIVVITVSAVLTLTVSAMFWAGSVLIHRVLSRYREYAADQAAAEITGSPAALASALETLDETMPEVPERDLRAFDGGAEALYVAPLESRAFGDKELVSTDVFPETHPPTRERVRRLGELAGETE; this comes from the coding sequence ATGTCGCCCTCCATCGCCGACCTCCTCCGTCCCCTCCGCGCGCTCGCCCCGTCGAACCGGCTCGACCGAGACCAGCGGCTCCGCCTCCGGATGGCGATCGCGACCGGACTGGTGGTCGCGCTCCCGTTCGCGTTCGTCTACGCGTTCGTCTTCCTGATAAACACCGTCGGGCTCCCTCTCTTGGAGTGGGCGAACAAGCGCCCCTACACCGGGGAGGTGTACGTCGACCCGATCCTGCTCGCCGTCGTCGTCCTCGGCGGGCTCGCGGTCCAGTACCGATACGGCTCCCGGACCGTCCTCCGCTCCGTCGGCGGGCGGCGAGTGTCGGCCGACGAGTACCCGGAGCTGCACGCCGCCGTCACGCGGGTGGCCGCGCAGGCCGACGTCCCGAAGCCCGACGTGGCGGTCGCGCACACGGAGCTGCCGAACGCCTTCGCGGTCGGGACGCCGGGCAACGGTACCGTCGTCGTCACGACCGCGCTGTTGGAGACGCTGGACGACGCCGAGCGCGACGCCGTGCTCGCCCACGAGGTCGCGCACCTCGCCAACCGCGACGCCAGCCTGATGACCGTCGCGTGGGTGCTCCCGACCGTCACCTACTACCTCGCTGTGCTCGCCTTCTACGTCCTCTACGGGCTGTTCCGGTTCCTCAGCTTCGGCGGCGGCGGGTCGGGCGGGAACCGCGACGGCCGGGCGCTCGCGGTCGGGATCGTCGTGATCACGGTGAGCGCGGTCCTCACGCTCACCGTCTCGGCGATGTTCTGGGCCGGGAGCGTGCTGATCCACCGGGTGCTCTCGCGGTACCGCGAGTACGCGGCCGACCAGGCGGCCGCCGAGATCACGGGGTCGCCGGCGGCGCTCGCGAGCGCGCTGGAGACGCTCGACGAGACGATGCCCGAAGTGCCGGAGCGCGACCTCCGCGCGTTCGACGGCGGCGCCGAGGCGCTGTACGTCGCGCCCTTAGAGAGCCGCGCGTTCGGCGACAAGGAGCTGGTGAGCACCGACGTGTTCCCGGAGACGCACCCGCCGACCCGCGAGCGGGTCCGGCGACTTGGCGAACTCGCGGGTGAGACGGAGTGA
- a CDS encoding TIGR04206 family protein, whose amino-acid sequence MSEVDRAANAANDTNARGPVARIGWALAFVLLAVPMAVIPAGGELTVVSLWGFLNTAPSGSSLGGYPVWAYFLDQSRPFAALPASIRAWPLAIGFHLLAAASAAAGVAFGREDRRVTGGLLVLAAAASLWVAVGLATRFGVGATSGPFTVLPVGAIATIAVAVAAYGSDLRNVVVQ is encoded by the coding sequence ATGTCAGAGGTCGACCGAGCCGCGAACGCCGCGAATGACACGAACGCACGCGGGCCGGTCGCGCGAATCGGGTGGGCGCTCGCCTTCGTCCTCCTCGCGGTTCCGATGGCGGTCATTCCGGCCGGCGGTGAGCTCACGGTCGTGAGCCTCTGGGGATTCCTCAACACGGCGCCGTCCGGCTCGAGCCTCGGCGGGTATCCGGTCTGGGCGTACTTCCTCGACCAGTCGCGGCCGTTCGCGGCGCTTCCCGCGTCGATCCGCGCGTGGCCGCTCGCGATCGGGTTCCATCTCCTCGCGGCGGCGAGCGCGGCGGCCGGCGTCGCGTTCGGTCGCGAGGACCGCCGCGTCACGGGCGGACTGCTCGTGTTAGCGGCGGCCGCGAGCCTGTGGGTCGCCGTCGGGCTCGCGACCCGGTTCGGGGTCGGAGCCACGTCCGGCCCCTTCACCGTGCTCCCGGTCGGCGCGATCGCGACGATCGCGGTCGCCGTCGCCGCGTACGGGAGCGACCTTCGGAACGTCGTCGTGCAGTAA
- a CDS encoding alkaline phosphatase family protein translates to MGLFDRLRGDDDERVVFLGIDGVPYDLVQDHPEVFETLTDIAESGSAGRLESIVPPESSACWPSLTTGVNPGETGVYGFQDREVDSYETYVPMGRHVKATRLWDRVTDAGRDATVLNVPVTFPPSTRIQRQVSGFLSPGLDAAASDDAVEQVLQEHDYRIDVNAKLGHDDDKSEFIENAHATLDARHDVFTHYLAEDDWDLFFGVFMTTDRVNHFLFRDYATDGEYAEEFLDFYAKLDEYIGEIRDSLDDDTTLVVASDHGFTELEWEVNCNEFLADEGWLSYADDDHDSLEDIDDETRAYSLIPGRFYLNLEGREPEGVVPESEYEAVREELIADLEGLTGPDGRQVCKRIVKGEDAFDGAHDEIAPDLVVIPADGFDLKSGFGGKEAVFTEGPRNGMHKFENSLLYATDPALNVDGSNLFDVTPTILDLMDVDVDADFDGESLLAE, encoded by the coding sequence ATGGGACTGTTCGACCGGCTGCGCGGCGACGACGACGAGCGCGTGGTCTTCCTCGGCATCGACGGCGTACCGTACGACCTCGTCCAAGACCACCCCGAGGTCTTCGAGACCCTCACCGACATCGCCGAAAGCGGGTCGGCCGGGCGCTTGGAGAGTATCGTCCCGCCCGAGTCGAGCGCGTGCTGGCCGAGTCTCACCACCGGCGTCAACCCCGGCGAGACGGGCGTGTACGGCTTTCAGGACCGCGAGGTCGACTCCTACGAGACGTACGTCCCGATGGGCCGCCACGTGAAGGCGACGCGGCTGTGGGACCGCGTCACCGACGCGGGCCGGGACGCGACCGTGCTCAACGTCCCCGTCACGTTCCCGCCGTCGACGCGGATCCAGCGACAGGTCTCCGGCTTCCTCTCGCCCGGGCTCGACGCCGCCGCGAGCGACGACGCGGTCGAGCAAGTGCTCCAGGAGCACGACTACCGCATCGACGTGAACGCGAAGCTCGGCCACGACGACGACAAAAGCGAGTTCATCGAGAACGCCCACGCCACCCTCGACGCCCGCCATGACGTGTTCACGCACTACCTCGCCGAGGACGACTGGGACCTCTTCTTCGGCGTGTTCATGACCACGGACCGCGTCAATCACTTCCTGTTCCGCGACTACGCGACCGACGGGGAGTACGCCGAGGAGTTCCTCGACTTTTACGCGAAGCTCGACGAGTACATCGGCGAGATCCGCGACTCGCTCGACGACGACACGACCCTCGTCGTCGCCTCCGACCACGGGTTCACCGAGCTGGAGTGGGAGGTGAACTGCAACGAGTTCCTCGCCGACGAGGGGTGGCTCTCCTACGCGGACGACGACCACGACTCGCTCGAGGACATCGACGACGAGACCAGAGCCTACTCGCTCATCCCCGGGCGTTTCTACCTCAACCTGGAGGGCCGCGAACCCGAGGGGGTCGTCCCCGAGTCGGAGTACGAGGCGGTCCGCGAGGAGCTCATCGCCGACCTCGAGGGGCTCACCGGCCCCGACGGCCGGCAGGTGTGCAAGCGGATTGTAAAAGGCGAGGACGCCTTCGACGGCGCCCACGACGAGATCGCGCCGGACCTCGTGGTCATCCCGGCGGACGGCTTCGACCTGAAGTCCGGCTTCGGCGGGAAGGAGGCCGTCTTCACCGAGGGGCCGCGCAACGGAATGCACAAGTTCGAGAACTCGCTGTTATACGCCACCGACCCCGCTCTCAACGTCGACGGATCGAACCTCTTCGACGTGACGCCGACGATCCTCGATCTCATGGACGTCGACGTCGACGCCGACTTCGACGGCGAGAGCCTCCTCGCCGAGTGA
- the aglM gene encoding UDP-glucose 6-dehydrogenase AglM: MRVTVVGSGYVGTTLAACLADAGHDVTAIDIDPDVVAALNDGRAAIHEPGLDDLLAEHAGDRLRATTEYDGVPDADVTFLAIGTPSREDGSIDLGPLTAAAEMTGEALAGAGGDDRHLVVVKSTITPPGVREVREALRAGAGDAADRVELATNPEFLREGTAVDDFQHPDKLVFGTDSDWATERLETLYEPLVAATDGAVPVIRTGPETAVMIKYANNAFLASKISLANDLGNICKRFDIDAYEVMDAVGLDDRIGAKFLRSGVGWGGSCFPKDVDAIRAAAREAGYEPALLDAAVAVNDGQPERMLELLDSHVDVAGERVAVLGLAFKPGTDDVRNSRAIPAIEGLQARGADVVGYDPVATDNMRERFPDVDYADSAAAALAGATAALVVTDWDEFAALDDAFDAMAEPVVIDGRRIVERRDGLTYEGLTW, translated from the coding sequence ATGCGAGTCACCGTCGTCGGCAGCGGATACGTCGGAACGACCCTCGCGGCCTGCCTCGCGGACGCGGGCCACGACGTCACCGCGATCGACATCGACCCGGACGTCGTCGCCGCGCTCAACGACGGCCGCGCGGCGATCCACGAGCCGGGCCTCGACGACCTGCTGGCCGAACACGCGGGCGACCGGCTCCGCGCGACGACCGAGTACGACGGCGTCCCCGACGCCGACGTGACGTTCCTCGCGATCGGCACCCCCTCCCGCGAGGACGGCAGCATCGACCTCGGTCCACTCACGGCGGCCGCTGAGATGACGGGCGAGGCGCTGGCGGGGGCGGGAGGCGACGACCGCCACCTCGTCGTCGTCAAGAGCACGATCACGCCGCCGGGCGTCCGCGAGGTCCGCGAGGCGCTCCGCGCCGGCGCCGGCGACGCCGCCGACCGCGTCGAGCTCGCGACCAATCCCGAGTTCCTCCGCGAGGGCACCGCCGTCGACGACTTCCAACACCCGGACAAGCTCGTCTTCGGCACCGACTCCGACTGGGCCACCGAGCGGTTGGAGACGCTCTACGAGCCGCTGGTCGCCGCGACCGACGGCGCCGTCCCGGTCATCCGGACCGGCCCCGAGACCGCGGTGATGATCAAGTACGCGAACAACGCCTTCCTCGCGTCGAAGATCTCGCTGGCGAACGACCTCGGGAACATCTGCAAGCGGTTCGACATCGACGCCTACGAGGTGATGGACGCGGTCGGGCTCGACGACCGGATCGGGGCGAAATTCCTGCGCTCGGGGGTGGGGTGGGGCGGGAGTTGTTTTCCCAAAGATGTGGATGCAATTAGGGCGGCGGCCCGCGAGGCCGGCTACGAACCCGCCCTGCTCGACGCCGCGGTCGCGGTGAACGACGGCCAGCCGGAGCGCATGCTCGAACTCCTCGATTCGCACGTCGACGTCGCGGGCGAGCGCGTCGCCGTGCTCGGACTCGCTTTTAAACCCGGCACCGACGACGTCCGGAACTCGCGGGCGATCCCGGCCATCGAGGGACTGCAGGCGCGCGGCGCCGACGTCGTGGGCTACGACCCGGTCGCGACGGACAACATGCGCGAGCGCTTCCCCGACGTCGACTACGCCGACTCCGCCGCCGCCGCGCTGGCGGGCGCGACCGCCGCGCTCGTCGTCACCGACTGGGACGAGTTCGCGGCGCTCGACGACGCCTTCGACGCCATGGCCGAGCCCGTCGTGATCGACGGCCGCCGGATCGTCGAGCGGCGCGACGGCCTGACGTACGAGGGGCTCACCTGGTAG
- a CDS encoding ZIP family metal transporter, translated as MTTLPTVVAVTGIAGLATGLGALPVFVRARVTHRAYDAALGLAAGLMVAASVFGLILPGMEAGTLAAVTTGVLVGGAALLGGNYAIPHLHAQYREWLPEGGATSDDVAAMPTGDERRGMTADDPPGAATDAAGGGESTATAGETTATTVEADETAREVTLRKALLIGGAITLHNAPEGLAIGVAFASGFEEVALLLAVVIGLQNVPDGFAFAVPMADTGMSNLRVLWYTTLSGLIPQVVAAVFGFSLVGLAAGLFPVSAGFAAGAMLAVVFRELIPSSHGHGHADAATGAFLLGFVLLVVVDAVVVV; from the coding sequence ATGACCACGCTGCCGACCGTCGTGGCCGTCACCGGGATCGCGGGGCTCGCGACGGGACTCGGCGCGCTGCCGGTGTTCGTCCGGGCGCGGGTGACCCACCGCGCCTACGACGCCGCGCTCGGGCTCGCCGCCGGGCTGATGGTCGCCGCCAGCGTCTTCGGGCTGATCCTCCCCGGGATGGAGGCGGGGACGCTCGCGGCGGTGACGACGGGCGTGCTCGTCGGGGGCGCCGCGCTGCTCGGCGGGAACTACGCGATCCCGCACCTCCACGCGCAGTACCGCGAGTGGCTCCCCGAGGGCGGCGCGACCAGCGACGACGTGGCGGCGATGCCGACGGGCGACGAGCGGCGCGGGATGACCGCCGACGACCCGCCGGGGGCGGCCACGGACGCGGCGGGCGGGGGCGAGTCCACGGCGACGGCCGGCGAAACGACGGCGACGACGGTCGAAGCCGACGAGACCGCCCGCGAGGTGACCCTCCGCAAGGCGCTGTTGATCGGCGGGGCGATCACCCTCCACAACGCGCCGGAGGGGCTGGCGATCGGCGTCGCCTTCGCGTCGGGGTTCGAGGAGGTGGCGCTGCTGCTCGCGGTCGTCATCGGCCTCCAGAACGTTCCCGACGGATTCGCGTTCGCGGTGCCGATGGCGGACACCGGGATGTCGAACCTCCGGGTGCTGTGGTACACAACCCTCTCGGGGCTGATCCCGCAGGTCGTCGCGGCCGTCTTCGGCTTCTCGCTTGTCGGGCTCGCCGCCGGGCTGTTCCCCGTCTCCGCCGGGTTCGCCGCGGGCGCGATGCTCGCGGTCGTCTTCCGGGAGCTGATCCCCTCCTCGCACGGCCACGGCCACGCCGACGCCGCGACCGGGGCGTTCCTCCTCGGATTCGTCCTGCTTGTCGTCGTCGACGCGGTCGTCGTGGTGTGA
- a CDS encoding PQQ-binding-like beta-propeller repeat protein, translating to MTERDAPTEPSRRRVLAAAGVGLAGALAGCGYRPGGGDLAWESSLGGGGLFGPGDRWFRPVGDRLFVVRNRSGRTYDFEDDAWRDYENAGVTALDPTGETRLEAETERQAAGPPAVTEGAVVVPVAGDRVTAIDRETAAFDLDDPGVDDGGSGTDEPDPIRWQVDIGAATADESSGSDGSTESDDGATDDGPPASVDAVRASDRVVAAVLPDDTVVLDAETGDRAFDLAAAWPGVTELGPGAVAPDRVAIDGEDVWVVVTGLDAASGSDADAVLARFDPTGERRVIRPLSSGADWLVVVDDTVVVGNTSGDSVRGFDRDLDRLFALDVPTPRERPPLVEGGGSDDAAGACVYLRRGETARALDVAAGEIAWERDGLPASRPFAADERGIYAVGREAVREGSRETRPVIVAVGVGGGERWSAPLPDGVRVEALFAVGDRLLVVDGEELYGFRAAPGERWSLL from the coding sequence GTGACGGAGCGCGACGCGCCAACAGAGCCCTCGCGGCGACGCGTTCTCGCGGCGGCCGGTGTCGGCCTCGCGGGCGCGCTCGCCGGCTGCGGCTACCGTCCGGGCGGCGGCGACCTCGCGTGGGAGTCGTCGCTCGGCGGCGGAGGGCTGTTCGGGCCGGGCGACCGCTGGTTCCGACCGGTCGGCGACCGGCTGTTCGTCGTGCGGAACCGGTCCGGCCGGACGTACGACTTCGAGGACGACGCGTGGCGCGACTACGAGAACGCGGGAGTCACCGCGCTCGACCCGACCGGCGAGACGCGGCTCGAGGCCGAGACCGAGCGGCAGGCCGCAGGCCCCCCGGCCGTCACCGAGGGGGCGGTCGTCGTGCCGGTCGCGGGCGACCGCGTGACCGCCATCGATCGCGAGACGGCCGCGTTCGACCTTGACGACCCGGGGGTCGACGATGGCGGGAGCGGTACGGACGAGCCCGACCCGATCCGCTGGCAGGTCGACATCGGCGCCGCAACTGCCGACGAGTCGTCCGGGAGCGATGGCTCGACTGAGAGCGACGACGGTGCGACGGACGACGGTCCCCCCGCGAGCGTCGACGCCGTCCGCGCCAGCGATCGGGTTGTGGCCGCCGTCCTTCCGGATGACACGGTCGTCCTCGACGCGGAGACGGGCGACCGGGCCTTCGACCTCGCGGCGGCGTGGCCCGGCGTGACCGAATTGGGTCCGGGGGCCGTCGCTCCCGACCGCGTCGCGATCGACGGCGAGGACGTCTGGGTCGTCGTCACCGGACTCGACGCGGCGAGCGGATCCGACGCCGACGCCGTTCTCGCCCGCTTCGATCCGACCGGGGAGCGACGCGTCATCCGACCGCTTTCGAGCGGCGCCGACTGGCTCGTCGTCGTCGACGACACCGTGGTAGTCGGAAACACGTCGGGAGACTCGGTGCGGGGGTTCGATCGCGACCTCGACCGTCTGTTCGCGCTGGATGTCCCGACACCGCGGGAGCGGCCGCCGCTCGTCGAGGGTGGCGGAAGCGACGACGCCGCGGGAGCCTGCGTCTACCTCCGCCGCGGCGAGACCGCCCGGGCGCTCGACGTCGCGGCCGGCGAGATCGCGTGGGAGCGCGACGGTCTGCCCGCCTCGCGCCCGTTCGCCGCCGACGAGCGGGGGATCTACGCGGTCGGCCGGGAGGCGGTGCGAGAGGGGAGCCGGGAGACCCGGCCGGTGATCGTCGCGGTCGGCGTGGGCGGGGGCGAGCGCTGGAGCGCCCCCCTCCCGGATGGCGTCCGCGTCGAGGCGCTGTTCGCGGTCGGGGACCGGCTGCTCGTCGTCGACGGGGAGGAGCTGTACGGATTTCGGGCCGCGCCGGGCGAGCGGTGGTCGCTGCTCTGA
- a CDS encoding helix-turn-helix domain-containing protein, with protein sequence MPIGIDAFDDEPEAALDVAPGTQPYRILAFLADHDDQAFTQTELHERTGIKRGSVGAVLSRLEDRGLVRHRGRYWAIAEDDRLASFAAQQAASSASTTDDYYGEDEA encoded by the coding sequence ATGCCGATCGGTATCGACGCGTTCGACGACGAGCCGGAGGCGGCGCTCGACGTCGCTCCCGGAACGCAACCGTATCGCATCCTCGCGTTCCTCGCCGACCACGACGATCAGGCGTTCACGCAGACCGAACTCCACGAGCGAACGGGGATCAAGCGCGGCAGCGTCGGCGCAGTCCTGTCTCGGCTCGAGGACCGCGGGCTCGTCCGCCATCGCGGGCGGTACTGGGCGATCGCCGAGGACGATCGGCTCGCATCCTTCGCCGCGCAACAGGCGGCGAGCTCGGCGTCGACGACGGACGACTACTATGGCGAGGACGAGGCGTGA
- a CDS encoding phosphoadenosine phosphosulfate reductase family protein, with translation MTDDFPAGVDVDYADGEGEDPADYPSLQHKIEKAIEVTRQGLEQYDTPAVMWTGGKDSTLTLYFINQVAEEYGYEKPTAVFIDHFQHFDNITDFVEHWADEWEIDLVYARNDDVGAYVDANGLEPGDDIPVAELNEQNQHHIRDILEYEEDTFPFLLDTYVGNHLLKTVALNNALEAHDIDGVISGVRWDEQEARADETFFSPRHDPDLFPPHDRIQPILQFAEADVWEAFWNYVVPDTVEAFPDEGYVPQADDDLPEGVSQEDIPISPKYFAGFRSLGSEVSTDKTTEEPAWLQDLEGTTERAGRAQDKEDLMERLRDLGYM, from the coding sequence ATGACCGACGACTTCCCGGCGGGCGTCGACGTCGACTACGCCGACGGCGAGGGCGAGGATCCGGCGGACTACCCGTCGCTGCAACACAAGATCGAGAAGGCGATCGAGGTCACCCGGCAGGGGTTAGAGCAGTACGACACCCCCGCGGTGATGTGGACGGGCGGGAAGGACTCCACGCTGACGCTGTACTTCATCAACCAGGTGGCCGAGGAGTACGGCTACGAGAAGCCGACCGCCGTCTTCATCGACCACTTCCAGCACTTCGACAACATCACCGACTTCGTCGAGCACTGGGCCGACGAGTGGGAGATCGACCTCGTCTACGCCCGCAACGACGACGTTGGCGCGTACGTCGACGCGAACGGGTTAGAGCCGGGCGACGACATCCCGGTCGCCGAGCTGAACGAGCAGAATCAGCACCACATCCGTGACATCCTCGAGTACGAGGAAGACACGTTCCCGTTCCTCTTGGACACGTACGTCGGGAACCACCTGCTGAAGACGGTCGCGCTCAACAACGCCCTCGAGGCCCACGACATCGACGGCGTCATCTCGGGCGTCCGCTGGGACGAGCAGGAGGCCCGCGCCGACGAGACGTTCTTCTCGCCGCGCCACGACCCCGACCTGTTCCCGCCGCACGACCGCATCCAGCCCATCCTGCAGTTCGCCGAGGCCGACGTGTGGGAGGCGTTCTGGAACTACGTCGTCCCGGACACGGTCGAGGCGTTCCCCGACGAGGGGTACGTCCCGCAGGCCGACGACGATCTGCCCGAGGGCGTGAGCCAAGAAGACATCCCCATCTCGCCGAAGTACTTCGCCGGCTTCCGCTCGCTCGGCAGCGAGGTCTCGACGGACAAGACGACCGAAGAGCCCGCGTGGCTGCAGGACCTCGAGGGGACGACCGAGCGCGCCGGCCGCGCCCAGGACAAAGAGGACCTGATGGAGCGGCTGCGCGACCTCGGCTACATGTAG